A single window of Nocardia sp. NBC_01327 DNA harbors:
- a CDS encoding CsbD family protein has translation MSATDKAKNKIDDVAGQAKEKFGQATGDKETQHEGKADQIKANIKDAGEKVKDAFRD, from the coding sequence ATGAGTGCGACCGACAAGGCCAAGAACAAGATCGATGATGTTGCGGGCCAGGCCAAGGAGAAGTTCGGCCAGGCGACCGGCGACAAGGAAACACAGCACGAAGGTAAGGCCGATCAGATCAAGGCGAACATCAAGGATGCGGGCGAGAAGGTAAAGGACGCCTTCCGCGACTGA
- a CDS encoding gluconokinase, which yields MAIGDRARPRIVVVMGVSGSGKSTLGGTLATALGWDFLEGDDLHPAANIAKMAAGQPLTDDDRRPWLAAISQWMSGEIIAGRSGIVTCSALKHSYRDMLRRSMIDHPGADLTFVYLSGSRDRLEHRLTTRTDHFMPPGLLDSQLGTLEAPTPEEGIITLEIGPPPPEIAAAALAAIDESAGRLRRPSSADPH from the coding sequence ATGGCAATCGGCGACAGGGCGCGGCCGCGGATCGTGGTGGTCATGGGCGTCTCCGGATCGGGCAAGTCCACCCTCGGCGGCACGCTCGCCACCGCTCTGGGCTGGGACTTCCTGGAGGGCGACGATCTGCATCCGGCGGCCAATATCGCGAAAATGGCGGCGGGCCAACCGCTTACCGACGACGATCGGCGGCCGTGGCTGGCGGCCATTTCCCAGTGGATGTCCGGCGAGATAATCGCGGGACGGTCGGGCATCGTCACCTGCTCCGCGCTGAAACACTCGTATCGAGACATGCTGCGCCGCAGCATGATCGATCATCCCGGAGCCGACCTCACGTTTGTGTACCTGTCCGGCTCCCGGGACCGGCTCGAACACCGCCTCACCACCCGCACGGACCACTTCATGCCACCCGGCCTGCTGGACTCCCAGCTCGGCACCCTCGAGGCTCCCACTCCCGAGGAGGGAATCATCACCCTCGAAATCGGCCCTCCGCCACCCGAAATCGCTGCCGCCGCACTGGCCGCGATCGATGAAAGCGCAGGTCGGCTGCGGCGGCCGAGCAGCGCTGACCCGCACTGA
- a CDS encoding SpoIIE family protein phosphatase, translating into MVGPAGDSSPGDNAFFPAEVLAIDGESPLNRLLMDTDWSATALGPVEDWRQELRTIAGACMNCPFPMMIMWGPELAMIYNDAFVPILGAKHPALGQPCAEVWSDAWPVVGEMIGNVIDRGEPTYHQDLPMTLHRHGFDESVYFTFAYSPIRLAGGGVGGVLTVVTETTAQVLGTRRLQMLRELGEARSAQIADVGEACLAAAAVLDAHREDVPFGAIYLLGEDGEHADIHAAFGADSSLTRSLPDTISARTDAGWIWQTATSGIPHTSIRQTPDVVAAQGTISYTMVALPLAAAAPERPRGVVVFGVSPDLLFDEAYRGFLNLAAGHLATAIADAEARAAQVRRTAELAELDRAKTQFFTGVSHELRTPLALITGPAQDALTDGRYPLPPPQRDRVEIIRRNAGRLRRMVDTLLDFSRIEDGRLRCEPVAVEVAALTRGIAESFAPALERAGLGFVLDCPASPRAVLIDPALWERIVLNLLSNAVKFTLAGEIHVSLRIADTMVELQVRDTGVGIPAADLPHIFERFRQVRGTHGRSHEGSGIGLALVQELAQLHDGSAEVASEIGTGSVFTVRIPARFTETPTRWAPTNSIVDDYVTEAMQWHGPATGDADNPLARNPSDGDTVLIAEDNADLRRYLAGLLEPAYTVTLAADGNEALRQARSLRPDLVLADVMMPGLDGFALLRALRADPATAGTPVVFLSARAGEEAAAEGLAAGADDYLTKPFSSTDLLARVRSNLHLARLRNHESAWRTALVNAMQDGFLVIDTEFTVLEINDGFTQLLGYDAARLPWRRPHPWWPDAEHDPEGFALIEAAHAVIEADGRGRFVLPLRHRDGHRLWVDVSLDSLQDHRSGTRLLVGTLRDVTTQHLTAERDAAVARLAGRITGLDDSVTVVKVGLAELRGFWLAERVTLVHFDQPEDPDAPRVVGGTGPTAPAGAELPPRQAAELARAGSLCTVTPPGADATTVTAVGAPLFDGTDQALLWFEFGHPRTFTVADRALMVQLTAHLQRALGRARAGDEQRQVALALQRAILGPADLPAGFAVRYEPASSTLEVGGDWYDVVELPGERYGVVVGDVVGHGLPAATAMGQLRSAARALLLENTGPGGVLAALDRFAQRQSGAYCATVFCAVIDPAAQHIRYSSAGHLPALLAAPDGTVGQLRDAQSLPLAVRIGRERPEATIDIAADSLLLLYTDGLVERRQEIIDTGIARAAAALAEAVKLTPAAAVEYLCASLLDDGNPDDDVALLIYRQP; encoded by the coding sequence GTGGTTGGTCCAGCGGGCGATTCCTCCCCCGGCGACAATGCGTTCTTTCCCGCTGAAGTCCTCGCGATCGACGGCGAGAGTCCGCTCAATCGATTGCTGATGGATACCGACTGGTCGGCGACCGCACTGGGCCCGGTCGAGGACTGGCGCCAGGAATTGCGCACCATCGCCGGCGCCTGCATGAACTGCCCGTTCCCCATGATGATCATGTGGGGTCCGGAGCTGGCCATGATCTACAACGATGCCTTCGTCCCGATCCTCGGCGCCAAACATCCCGCGCTCGGACAACCCTGCGCCGAGGTCTGGTCCGATGCCTGGCCGGTGGTCGGCGAGATGATCGGCAATGTCATCGACCGCGGCGAACCCACGTACCACCAGGACCTGCCGATGACGCTGCATCGGCACGGCTTCGACGAATCGGTCTATTTCACCTTCGCCTACAGCCCGATTCGCCTCGCGGGCGGCGGGGTGGGCGGGGTGCTGACCGTGGTCACCGAGACCACCGCGCAGGTGCTCGGCACGCGCCGTTTGCAGATGCTGCGGGAGCTGGGCGAGGCCCGTTCGGCGCAGATCGCCGATGTGGGCGAGGCCTGCCTCGCGGCGGCGGCGGTGCTCGACGCGCACCGGGAGGACGTGCCGTTCGGCGCCATCTATCTGCTGGGCGAGGACGGCGAACACGCCGATATCCACGCCGCCTTCGGCGCGGATTCCTCCCTCACCCGCTCACTCCCGGACACGATCTCCGCGCGCACGGACGCGGGCTGGATCTGGCAGACCGCCACCTCCGGCATCCCGCATACCAGCATCCGGCAGACACCGGATGTCGTTGCGGCACAGGGCACTATCTCCTACACCATGGTGGCACTGCCGCTCGCCGCCGCGGCGCCCGAGCGACCACGGGGCGTGGTGGTCTTCGGTGTCAGCCCGGATCTGCTGTTCGACGAGGCCTACCGCGGCTTCCTGAATCTCGCGGCCGGGCACCTGGCGACCGCGATCGCCGATGCCGAGGCCCGAGCCGCACAGGTGCGCCGCACAGCGGAGCTGGCCGAACTCGATCGCGCGAAAACCCAGTTCTTCACCGGTGTCAGCCACGAACTGCGCACACCGCTGGCGCTGATCACCGGACCCGCCCAGGACGCGCTCACCGACGGGCGGTATCCGCTACCGCCCCCGCAGCGCGACCGGGTGGAGATCATCCGGCGCAATGCGGGACGCCTGCGGCGCATGGTCGACACCCTGCTCGATTTCAGCCGGATCGAGGATGGCCGCCTCCGCTGCGAACCGGTCGCGGTCGAGGTGGCCGCGCTCACGCGCGGGATCGCGGAATCGTTCGCGCCCGCGCTGGAGCGGGCGGGACTGGGGTTCGTGCTCGACTGCCCGGCCAGTCCGCGGGCCGTGCTGATCGATCCGGCACTATGGGAGCGGATCGTGCTGAATCTGCTGTCCAATGCGGTGAAATTCACCCTGGCAGGTGAGATCCACGTCAGCCTGCGGATTGCGGACACCATGGTGGAACTGCAGGTGCGCGACACCGGTGTGGGCATACCGGCGGCCGACCTGCCGCATATCTTCGAGCGATTCCGGCAGGTGCGCGGGACGCACGGACGCTCACACGAGGGCTCCGGAATCGGGCTGGCCCTGGTCCAGGAATTGGCCCAGCTGCACGACGGCTCTGCCGAAGTAGCGAGCGAGATCGGCACGGGCAGCGTTTTCACCGTGCGCATCCCCGCGCGCTTCACCGAAACCCCCACCCGGTGGGCGCCCACCAACAGCATTGTCGACGACTACGTCACCGAGGCCATGCAGTGGCACGGTCCCGCCACCGGGGATGCGGATAATCCCTTGGCGCGCAACCCTTCCGACGGCGATACCGTGCTCATCGCCGAGGACAATGCCGATCTCCGGAGGTATCTGGCGGGCCTGCTCGAGCCGGCGTACACCGTGACGCTGGCGGCCGACGGCAACGAGGCGCTGCGGCAGGCGCGCAGTCTTCGTCCCGATCTGGTGCTCGCGGACGTCATGATGCCCGGCCTCGACGGCTTCGCGCTGCTGCGCGCGCTGCGCGCCGATCCGGCCACGGCGGGAACGCCGGTGGTGTTCCTGTCCGCGCGCGCCGGTGAGGAAGCCGCCGCCGAGGGGCTGGCGGCCGGCGCCGACGACTATCTGACCAAACCGTTCTCCTCGACCGATCTGCTGGCGCGGGTCCGCTCGAATCTGCATTTGGCGCGCCTGCGAAATCACGAATCGGCCTGGCGCACAGCGCTTGTCAATGCCATGCAGGACGGCTTCCTGGTCATCGACACCGAATTCACGGTCCTCGAGATCAATGACGGCTTCACCCAGCTGCTCGGCTACGACGCCGCGCGGCTGCCGTGGCGCAGGCCGCACCCCTGGTGGCCGGACGCCGAGCACGATCCCGAAGGTTTCGCGCTGATCGAAGCCGCGCACGCGGTGATCGAGGCCGATGGGCGCGGGCGCTTCGTGCTGCCGCTGCGGCACAGGGACGGGCATCGGCTCTGGGTCGATGTCTCGCTGGACTCGCTGCAGGACCATCGCAGCGGCACCCGATTGCTGGTCGGCACGCTACGTGATGTCACCACGCAGCATCTGACCGCCGAACGTGATGCCGCTGTCGCGCGGCTGGCCGGCCGGATCACCGGGCTCGACGACAGTGTCACCGTGGTGAAGGTCGGTCTGGCCGAACTGCGGGGGTTCTGGCTGGCCGAACGCGTCACCCTGGTCCACTTCGATCAGCCCGAGGATCCCGATGCTCCGAGGGTCGTCGGCGGTACGGGCCCGACTGCCCCGGCGGGGGCGGAGCTGCCACCGCGGCAGGCCGCCGAACTGGCTCGCGCCGGCAGTCTGTGCACGGTCACTCCCCCGGGCGCCGACGCCACCACGGTGACCGCAGTCGGCGCTCCGCTCTTCGACGGCACCGATCAGGCGCTGCTGTGGTTCGAGTTCGGGCATCCACGCACCTTCACCGTCGCCGATCGCGCACTGATGGTTCAGCTCACGGCACATCTGCAGCGGGCGCTCGGGCGGGCTCGGGCCGGTGACGAGCAGCGTCAGGTCGCCCTCGCCCTGCAGCGCGCGATTCTGGGACCCGCCGATCTGCCCGCGGGCTTCGCGGTGCGCTACGAACCGGCCAGTTCGACCCTGGAGGTCGGCGGCGACTGGTACGACGTCGTGGAGCTGCCCGGGGAACGCTACGGCGTCGTCGTGGGCGATGTGGTCGGCCACGGACTGCCCGCGGCCACCGCCATGGGCCAGCTCCGCAGTGCCGCGCGGGCGCTGCTGCTGGAGAACACCGGGCCGGGCGGGGTGCTCGCGGCGCTGGACCGCTTCGCCCAGCGCCAATCGGGGGCCTACTGCGCCACCGTCTTCTGCGCGGTCATCGATCCGGCCGCGCAGCACATTCGATACAGCAGCGCGGGGCACCTGCCCGCACTGCTGGCGGCACCGGACGGCACGGTTGGTCAGCTGCGGGATGCGCAATCGCTGCCGCTGGCCGTGCGCATCGGACGCGAACGGCCCGAAGCCACGATCGATATCGCGGCGGACTCGCTGCTCCTGCTCTATACGGACGGACTCGTCGAACGGCGGCAGGAGATCATCGACACCGGTATCGCGCGCGCGGCGGCCGCCCTCGCCGAAGCGGTGAAGCTCACTCCCGCTGCGGCTGTCGAATATCTCTGCGCGTCGCTGCTCGACGACGGCAATCCCGACGATGATGTGGCACTACTGATCTACCGGCAGCCCTGA
- a CDS encoding STAS domain-containing protein, translating to MSRILAVQQRAYGANQVLVVTGEVDMTSAPLLKSALEQALGVHPAVLVVDMSKVEFFGSAGMSVLIAASDGQPDTLRIVPSFAVRRPLEVAALDQLLDLFDSVEAALAAGGTPPVG from the coding sequence GTGTCACGCATATTGGCTGTGCAGCAACGGGCCTACGGCGCGAATCAGGTGCTCGTGGTCACGGGTGAGGTGGATATGACCTCGGCGCCGCTGCTGAAGTCGGCGCTGGAGCAGGCGCTGGGTGTACATCCGGCGGTGCTGGTCGTGGATATGTCCAAGGTGGAATTCTTCGGTTCGGCGGGTATGAGTGTGCTGATCGCCGCCTCCGACGGTCAGCCGGACACGCTCCGCATCGTGCCCTCCTTTGCCGTGCGCCGTCCTCTCGAGGTGGCCGCTCTGGACCAGCTGCTGGATCTGTTCGACAGCGTGGAGGCGGCGCTGGCCGCCGGTGGCACTCCGCCGGTCGGCTGA
- a CDS encoding TerD family protein, with amino-acid sequence MSIALQNIDGTTLESVAVALGWDPAEFGVVEQPDGMPVEVFRFDLNLAALLFSGDRLVDVVFHDQLISQDGSVRHTGDNQTGEGPGDNEVIVFDLVRMAPEVTMVIVVVTSYTGQSFANIDNAYCRFVDAGSTVEINRFVLTGGTHTALVLGRLYRTPVSWEFDAIGAGIPALHVAEVVPHLTPYLS; translated from the coding sequence GTGTCCATAGCTCTACAGAATATCGATGGTACGACGCTGGAAAGCGTTGCGGTCGCATTGGGTTGGGACCCAGCGGAATTCGGGGTGGTGGAACAGCCCGACGGCATGCCGGTCGAGGTGTTCAGGTTCGACTTGAATTTGGCGGCACTGCTTTTCAGCGGTGATCGACTGGTGGATGTGGTCTTTCACGACCAGCTCATCTCGCAGGACGGATCGGTCCGTCATACCGGGGACAATCAGACGGGTGAGGGCCCGGGGGACAATGAGGTGATCGTCTTCGATCTGGTGCGGATGGCGCCGGAGGTGACCATGGTCATCGTCGTCGTAACCTCGTACACCGGCCAGAGTTTCGCGAATATCGACAATGCGTACTGCCGTTTCGTCGATGCCGGATCCACCGTCGAGATCAATCGCTTCGTGCTGACCGGCGGCACGCATACCGCCCTGGTGCTGGGCCGGCTCTATCGCACGCCGGTGTCCTGGGAGTTCGACGCCATCGGCGCCGGCATTCCCGCACTGCACGTCGCCGAGGTCGTCCCGCATCTGACGCCGTATCTCTCGTAG
- the cbiE gene encoding precorrin-6y C5,15-methyltransferase (decarboxylating) subunit CbiE has translation MTEMPALTWSGDPIVVAGIGADGWDGLGGASRRAITAAQVLLGSERQLALVPAAESAAERVAWPSPLVPALPGLLERYAGVRVCVLASGDPMFYGIGVTLARLVGAPALRVLPQPSSAALACARLGWGLADTPVVSAVGRRLETVLPELAGGRRILVLSSDEHTPAQLAEALARNGFGESTMTVLEQLGGPGERLAAGVASTWERPPGDSLNIVAVQCVADPAAVRLTRLPGLPDEVYSGDGQLTKYEIRTLSVAALAPAPGEVLWDVGGGSGTIAIEWSRTHPSCRAITFERIESRRKQIGENAAALGVPGIEVRGAAPGAFTDLPAPHAVFLGGGLTQEGMFEACWGRLLPGGRMVANAVTAESEARLTALAAEYGGTLRRFQVYRAEPLGGFTAWRPQLPVTQWSAVKSG, from the coding sequence ATGACCGAGATGCCCGCGCTGACCTGGTCCGGCGACCCGATCGTGGTCGCCGGAATCGGCGCCGACGGCTGGGACGGGCTCGGCGGCGCGAGCAGGCGGGCCATCACCGCGGCGCAGGTGCTGCTCGGATCGGAGCGGCAACTGGCGCTGGTGCCCGCCGCGGAGAGCGCCGCCGAGCGGGTCGCCTGGCCCTCGCCACTGGTGCCCGCACTGCCGGGATTGCTCGAAAGATATGCGGGCGTGCGGGTGTGCGTGCTCGCCAGCGGTGATCCGATGTTCTACGGCATCGGCGTGACCCTCGCCCGGCTGGTGGGCGCACCGGCCCTGCGCGTGCTGCCGCAGCCGTCCTCGGCGGCCCTGGCCTGCGCCCGGCTGGGCTGGGGGCTGGCGGACACCCCCGTGGTGAGCGCGGTGGGCCGCCGTCTGGAGACGGTGCTCCCCGAATTGGCCGGCGGGCGGCGGATTCTCGTGCTCAGCTCCGACGAGCACACCCCAGCGCAGCTGGCGGAAGCACTGGCGCGCAACGGCTTCGGCGAGTCCACCATGACCGTGCTCGAACAGCTCGGTGGTCCGGGGGAGCGGCTCGCCGCCGGGGTGGCGTCGACATGGGAACGGCCGCCCGGTGATTCGCTGAATATCGTCGCCGTGCAGTGCGTCGCGGATCCGGCCGCCGTGCGCCTCACCCGCCTGCCGGGCCTGCCCGATGAGGTCTACAGCGGTGACGGTCAGCTCACCAAATACGAGATCCGCACCCTCAGCGTGGCCGCACTGGCCCCCGCCCCCGGCGAAGTGCTGTGGGATGTCGGCGGCGGCTCGGGCACCATTGCCATCGAATGGTCCCGCACGCATCCGTCCTGCCGCGCCATCACCTTCGAGCGAATCGAGAGCCGCCGCAAGCAGATCGGCGAGAATGCCGCCGCACTCGGCGTCCCGGGAATCGAGGTGCGCGGCGCGGCCCCCGGGGCATTCACGGATCTGCCCGCTCCGCACGCCGTCTTCCTCGGCGGCGGTCTCACCCAGGAGGGCATGTTCGAAGCCTGCTGGGGCCGTCTGCTCCCCGGCGGTCGAATGGTCGCCAATGCGGTGACCGCCGAATCCGAGGCGCGACTGACGGCGCTGGCCGCTGAATACGGCGGCACCCTGCGCCGATTCCAGGTCTACCGTGCCGAACCGCTCGGCGGATTCACCGCCTGGCGACCGCAACTCCCCGTGACACAGTGGTCGGCGGTCAAATCCGGGTAG
- a CDS encoding SDR family NAD(P)-dependent oxidoreductase, whose protein sequence is MGLGSRDADAGVVLLLGGRSEIGLEVARRLAPGRVVVLAARRSGELGPQESELRAAGADAVHRVEFDADDFASHQGLLEKVIAEHGPLGVTVLAFGVLGDQARAERDPAHAVAVVQTDYVAQVSVLTSLSQLLREQGSGQMVVFSSIAGIRVRRANYVYGSAKAGLDGFTNGLQDALHGTGIHLLLIRSGFVVGRMSAGMEPAPLSSTPDQVADAVVRGLYRRSRVVNVPRTIKLLFIAIRFVPQSLWRRAPR, encoded by the coding sequence ATGGGATTGGGATCGCGGGACGCCGATGCGGGCGTCGTCCTCTTGCTGGGTGGACGTAGTGAGATCGGGCTCGAAGTGGCGCGGCGGCTGGCGCCGGGGCGAGTGGTGGTGCTGGCGGCGCGGCGCAGTGGCGAGTTGGGGCCGCAGGAGTCGGAATTGCGGGCGGCGGGTGCGGATGCGGTGCACCGCGTGGAATTCGACGCGGACGATTTCGCGAGCCACCAGGGGTTGCTGGAGAAGGTGATCGCCGAGCACGGACCGCTCGGGGTGACGGTGCTGGCCTTCGGTGTACTGGGGGATCAGGCTCGCGCGGAACGGGATCCGGCGCATGCGGTGGCCGTGGTGCAGACCGACTACGTGGCACAGGTGAGCGTGCTGACCAGTCTCTCGCAGCTGCTGCGCGAGCAGGGGTCGGGCCAGATGGTGGTCTTCAGTTCCATTGCCGGTATTCGGGTGCGCCGCGCCAACTACGTCTACGGATCGGCCAAAGCCGGGCTGGACGGTTTCACCAACGGTCTGCAGGATGCCTTGCACGGCACCGGAATTCACCTGCTGCTGATCCGCTCCGGATTTGTCGTCGGCCGGATGTCGGCGGGTATGGAACCGGCGCCGCTGTCCAGTACCCCGGATCAGGTCGCCGACGCGGTGGTGCGGGGACTGTACCGGCGTTCGCGGGTGGTCAATGTGCCGCGCACCATCAAACTTCTGTTCATCGCCATTCGCTTTGTGCCGCAATCGCTCTGGCGCCGGGCGCCGCGATGA
- a CDS encoding PPOX class F420-dependent oxidoreductase: MPSTSTRPELSPAATEFVTERHLATLATLRADGTPHVAAVGFTWDPEAGIARIICDGGSVKARNARRSGYAAVSSVDGRRWITLEGPAAVLDDPESVADAVERYAGRYRQPRVNPTRVVIAITVQRVLSASVLKAGAATAEQ, translated from the coding sequence ATGCCGAGCACTTCGACGCGCCCCGAACTCTCGCCCGCCGCCACCGAATTCGTCACCGAACGGCATCTGGCGACGCTGGCGACCCTGCGCGCCGACGGCACCCCGCATGTGGCCGCGGTCGGATTCACCTGGGATCCCGAAGCCGGGATCGCGCGGATCATCTGCGACGGCGGGTCGGTCAAGGCGCGCAATGCGCGGCGCAGCGGGTACGCGGCGGTGAGTTCGGTCGACGGCCGCCGGTGGATCACCCTCGAGGGCCCGGCCGCCGTGCTGGATGATCCGGAATCGGTCGCCGACGCCGTCGAACGCTATGCGGGCCGGTACCGGCAGCCCCGGGTCAACCCGACCCGCGTGGTCATCGCCATCACCGTGCAGCGCGTGCTGTCTGCGAGCGTGCTCAAAGCGGGTGCGGCAACCGCCGAGCAGTGA